Genomic DNA from Candidatus Nitrosopumilus koreensis AR1:
GCCACATAACACGAAATGGGACTAGTAAAAGAAGTGATAAAAGAGATCGGAAACAAATCACGAGAATTCTATGAGTTTGTTTTACCACCAATTGATATGTATCTTAATTCGGATAATCTTAAAGTAATTATTGACATTCCAGGATTCTCAAAAAAAGACATCAAACTTACTTTATGTGGAGATATTCTTTCAATTCAATCATGCAAAAAAGTAGATGAGAAAGAATCTGAATCATTGATTTTAAAACAGAGACCAAATATCATTGATAAAAAAATTAGACTTCCAATAGATATCAAACAAGGAGAAGAAAAAATTGATTCAGCAAAATACGAAGATGGTGTGTTAACGCTTGTAATTCCTGTAACCAAGAAAGGAAAAGATATCTCAATAGAATAAACTAGTGTTTTCTAAAAATTGCAGAGCATATCATTATCAAACCAGAAGTAAGCATTCCAGTCATTCCTAGAACTTCATTTGTTTGGTATAACAATACAGAACCAACAAAAATTGCGGATGCAAAAATACTTCCACCAAGAAAGACCATAGGTTTCTTTTTTTGCATAAAGATTTCAGCTTCATCCATAAATTTTTCCATTTCAGGTCCTAATCGTAATGCAGAATCAATTGATTTAGAAAATTTTTCAAATGAAATCTTTAATTCTTCAACATAAGCTTTTGGGATCATGTTTTCTTCTTGCAGTATGTTTCGCAAGACTTTGACAAACTTGAAATCAACATCATGTGTTTTGTAAATCCCTTCAATAATTGATGCCATTCTCATGTACAAAGCTAGGTTTTTTGGTAAAACGAAAGGAAATTTGCTCATCGTTTGATTTGCAAGTTCCATTAGGCTTTGAACTTCCATCTCATCAGGTTTGTTTCCATACATTGCACGAATTGATAATTCAATACCTTTTTCGATAACTTGTCTATTGTATCCAGGAGTAAGCATTCCTAATTCTGCCATTGCATTGACTACTCTAGGAGGATTTTTTTCAACTAATGCAAGATACAGCCTAATGAGTTTGTATCTTGTTTCATTATTTATTCTCCCTACCATTCCATAGTCATATAGAATCAGTTTTCCATCATCAGTTACTGAAATATTTCCTGGATGAGGATCTGCATGGAAAATGGAATGTTTGAGAAGCATTGTAAAAAAGACCTTATGGACATCAATCACTAATTGCTCTCTGTCAACACCTTTCTCATCAAGTGCTTGCACATTTGTAACCTTGATTCCAGGCAAATATTCCATAGTTAGAACGTTTTTTGATGAATATTCGTCATAAACGGAGGGAACTAGCACTTTATCATTATTTTCCATATCTTGTTTGATTTTTTTCAGATTCTCAGATTCGTTTGTATAGTCCATCTCTTCACGAATGGTTTCAATGAATTGAGATAGCATGGCTTTTGCAGAATATCTAAGATTGGGATCAACAAATCTCAAAGCTAGTGGCAAAATTTTCTTTAAGACTTTGAGGTCTTCTCGTACAATTTCTTCAATACCAGGTCTTTTTACTTTAATGACGATTTGCTGACCAGAGATAGAACCACGATACACTTGTCCTAAAGATGCACCAGATATAGAATTTGTATCAATATCGTCAAATTTTTCATTAATTGGTCCCAAATCTTTTTCGATGATTGGTTTTACTTGTTCAAATGGAGCAGATGGTACACTATCTTGTAATTTAGATAATTCTTCAAGATATGGTTGAGGCAGAATGTCTGCTCTAGAAGATAGCCATTGTCCTAGTTTGATGTATACAGGTCCCAAAGAAACAAAAGTGTCAAGAGCTTTTCGTGCATTTTTTCTAAATTGTTCAGAATCTATTGTATTTTTTTCTTGTTGTGCCCATTTTTTTCTATCTTTACGTAGAGCCAAAATAGATGGCAAGAGTTTGACCAATACATAAATTGTTCTTCCAGCAGACATTGCTTACTCCAAATAGTCTTTGACCTTTTTTGATGCAACATATCCAATGTATCCTGAGATAATTGATGAAACTAATCCAGATGTTAAAGAAAGTTTTTTTGAATTATTGTTAAAAACAGATTTTGCAATTTTAGTTCCTCCAAAAATTGCACAAGCTAAACCAATCAAAACTTCAGGTGCATCATAAACAAGGTGACCAACAGGATCTTTTCTTGGATCAATTTTATCAGTATGTACTAGAAATTTGTCATTATATTCTCTAATGTGTAAATTACCATAACGATATTGTTTTAATGCTCCATTTTTTTGTCCCAGAATAGTTTCTTCTGCTCCGCCAATCATAAATTCACGTAATTCTTTTGGAACTTCAATCTCATCAAATGGCATGATCGCAAGATCTAGTAATTGCTTATATTTTTAGTGTAAAAGACAAAATTCTAAATTAATCTTTGAGCCTGTCTTTTGTAAAAATTACAAAACTAATACTAAAGGCTATGAGCATAGCAATTCCAGGAATATACGCATAGTTGAATCCAACTCCAGGATGGGTTTGTTGGTGATAGTTATTGATAAGAAATGTAACAACTAACAAAATAGAACCAATTATTGTTAGTTTTCTATGAATTTCCACTAAATTCATAATTTTGATAGTTACTATATGAATTTAGAAAAAAATTACAATAGTGGGGTCGTAATAAATCCCACAATACTACCAGCTAGAAATAGAAATATTCCCTTTGCCATATAGATTCCCAATATAATATCAGACAATTATGATATAAGTTTTGAATTGATTTTCAGATCAGGGATTAGATTTCATTTCAGATAATTTTTGGATTACCTGTTCGAGTTCTGCTTTATTGTCACGAATTACTCGTTTTACAACTTCAATTTCTTCATTAAGCCTTTCTAGTTGTTCATTATCAGAATTTTTTATTTGGTTTTCTAAATCTGCTAAAACTTGTTTATTATACTGATTAATTTTTTCTAATTCATTTTTGTAGTTCTCCAAATTTGTATATTGATTTGAAATTTTAGGAATATCTGCAATTTCTTGATTTGTGATAAAACCAGAAACAGCAACAACGGCCCCTATCACTAACACTGAAATAATAACAATAATACTTAGTCTCATTTTGAATCGTTCTCTAGTCTACAGATAAAGATTAAAAATTTAATCACTGGCGTCAATTGTAGTTTTTTTACGCCTACGCATTACGTAAATTCCCACAGCAATAGCAATTACAACTGGAACAATAATCATTGTAGAATCTAGACCAGATTCATCATCATTTGAAGGCTCATTTACAAGAATAGTAACATCTTCAATAACAAAGAGCTCATCTCTAACACTATCTTTGTATCTTACGGTAATTGTAATGTCATGTTCCCCATATTTTGGTTCACCATCAAATTCAATTGGAATGTTAAATGGTACAGGTGCATCAACTTCAATTTCGTCAATAAACTGAGTGTTTGGTTTAATGTTTGAATCACCACGAGGTTCAAGACTTACAAATCCAAACAAACCATCTTCATTTCCTTCATTGATGATTTCTCCAATTACCATCTGTGTTCCAGATAATTCAATAACATCAACATTGAATATTGTAAGTTCTATCAGTCCTTTAATGTAAAAATCAACAATTTTTGAAATCACATGTTGATCACCATGAGCATTATAGTACGATATGGACAAAGGAATTCTCAAAGTATCATCTTTGAGTCCTTCTGGCACATACACTGTTGCAGTAAGATGTCTAGTAGACTTTGGTTCGATGTTTCCAACATCCCAATTAGATTCTAAGATTACGACATTCTCTACATTAGTAGTAGATGACGTAGTTGATGCACGTTCTGTTTGTGTATTAGATGCAACAATATCAACACTGGAAATTGGAGCTGTTCCATCATTTGCAATTTCAATTACTACATTGTTTGTTCGCAGAGAAGTGAGAAATGGTTCTAATGCTCTTACATTTATCACACTGTCACCTGTTACCTTGAAATCAAAGTCTTCAAACGCAGTTCGAACACCAGATTCTCTTAATCTAGAATAATCGACTTTGACAGTTCCAGGATATTGCTGAATATTGACATTTTTATCTATATTTACAAAGAATGTAAGATGGAAAGTCTCTCCCGCTAGAGAGTTTGAATCACTATCAGCTTTAATTATTGATCCAGGACCATCAGATGCAGAAAAACCAAAGGGTAATGACAATTGTCCTTTGATTCCTGTGATATCTTGAGTTCCGACATTTGCAAAGACTACAGTAAATGGAACATTGCTATCTCCAGCCTCAACTTCTATTTTCTGATTTAATGTGCCAAAATATGCATCTAAGAATTTAACGTCACCGAAATCTCTTTCAAAAGGAGAATCTCCAAACCCACCAGATGTAATTTGCCCATATGAATTTCCTATGAATAGTGGTATTACCAAAATTCCAAGTAACATAAAGAATAGTTTTTGATTCATTATGCTAAAACCTCCATTTCAGATGGCATATCTCCCTCAAAGGCCTTGCCATCTTTTATCGTAATTACTTTATCCACATCACCAAAGTGTTGACGATCGTGTGTAACAATAACAAATGTTTGGTTGAGTTTTTTTGCCATAGACTTCATCAGTTGAACGATAGTTTCAGATGTGACAGAATCAAGATTTCCTGTTGGTTCATCTGCCAAAACAATTGAGGGTTTATTGATTAATCCTCTTGCAATTGCTGCTCTTTGAGCTTGTCCTCCTGAAATATTGTTTGCACGTTTATACATTTGATCTTCTAATCCAACTGCTTTTAGCAAATCTTTTGCATCTTTTTCAGCAGTGTTATTTGTTCCTGCAATTTGTCTTGGCAGCAACACATTTTCCAAAACTGTTAGGTCAGTAAGCAAATTTGAAAACTGGAAGATGAATCCTAGTTTTTTATTTCTAAATGAAGATATTTTGTCGTCATCAAGAGTAGTAGTATCAGTTCCATCAATGAAGATCTTGCCACTTGTGGGACGGTCAAGCAAACCAATCATGTTAAGTAAGGTAGATTTTCCTGAACCAGAACTTCCAACAATTAAAACAATTTCACCTTGTTCTACTGAAAGAGTTGCATTATCAAGAGCTTTGACTCTATTCTCGCCTTCACCATAGACTTTAGTCAAATTGTTAATCTCTAATACCTTAGACAGTTCTCATCGCCTCCACTGGTAATAGTTTAGTCGCCCTATACGATGGATAGAGCGATGCAATAATAGCTAAAACAAAAGAAGTTAAAGCAGTTTGAATTATCTTCTCCCAATTGTAAGTTACTTCAAGAGGTAAACTATTGTTAAAAGACATTTTGGTTTCCTTTGCATAGAAAGTATATCCCAAGCCTGCGGCTGTGCCTACACCGGCACCTATTGCACCAATAATCATACCTTGGAAAATAAAGATAATCAGAATATCTTTTCTTTTAGCTCCAATAGATCTCATAACACCAATTTCACGGGTTTTTCCATTTACTAACATCATCTGAATTGTTACAATAGCAAAAGCTGAAGACATCATTCCAAAATAACCAATCATGTTAATCATTGCAATACCAGATCTAAAACCAGCAAGTTGTTCTTCAGCTGATTCTTCTATTGTTTCGGCAATAAAATCATCATTTGGAAACGAACGCAAGAAAAATTCCTTTACTTCAAATGCTTTTGTAGGATCATTTAGTTTTACCATAAAGGATCCCGTATCACCTTGTCTATTCATCATATCACGCAAAGTATCAATATGAACAACTGCTGTATAATCAAATCCTTGACCTCCAGGTGACTTTGCAATTCCTGAAACAGTAAATCTTCTTATTTGATCCTCTCCCCATCTGTCAGTTACTAGAACTTTTACACTGTCACCAACTTGAGCTCCACCAAGATCTCTTGCAACATTAGAACCTAATACAATAGAATTTCTTGAAAAAACATAGCTTCCTTCTGAAACAGTTTCATGGACAGTGGATGCCCTAACATCTCTAAAAGGATCAATTCCAACTATAGGAATTCGTGTTTCTTCAATTAGTTTTCCATTCTTTGTCATATTCATTTCAGCAGTTGATGAAAGCCGCGGCGTTGCCGCTTCAACATATGGAATTCGTTCAAACCAATTTACAATAGATAAATCTGATTTATCGATATAATCTGCCTCATCAGTTACAAGAATGTCACCATTTCTATAATCACTAATATCTCGAACAATTGCATCAAACAATCCCTGAAAAATTACAAAATTTACATGAATTACTAAAATCCCAATGGTGACAGCTAAAACTGCACCAATCAAACTTCCTTTTTTGTTAAACAACATTCTTTTTGCTAATCTTAATCGATATTCCACGGGATCAATAAAATAGTCTGATATATAATGTTTATAATGTCTAGTGCTAATAATATAGACAATTTTATATGATATTGGTTAACTATGAATTGTAGAATAGTATCAAGGATGATAAAATGGACAATTTAGATATGAAAATACTGAACAGATTGCTCAATAATTGTAGAGAATCTGATAGACAGATAGGAAAGGAACTAGGAATTTCAGGAGGAGCAGTACGTGTCAGAATAAAAAAAATGCAAGAAAGAGGAGTTATTGAGAAATTTTTCCTCAAAATCGAACCTCCAATTTTAGGTAATGGTGTTTTGTATTTTGTAGTATCAGGAGAAAATATCCAAGAGATAATAGAGCAAGTCAGTTTAGTGGGCGAACCTTACATAGTTGTCCCATGTGTGGGAGGAGTTACAGTATGTGGTATCGCTATTAAAGAAAATTTAAAACAAAAAATAGAGCTTGCAAAAAAATTAATGAAAGATCTCAGAGTCTTGTCAATTTTTGAAGCTGAAAATTCAGAGTTTAATTCTAATTTAACAAAAACAGATTTAGAAATTTTAGAAGAGTTGATTAAAGAACCAAGACAAAAAATTGAGAAAATTGCAAAGAAAACAGATCTATCAACTAAGACAATTACAAGATGCATAGAAAAATTACATAACAATAATGGTTTTCAATTTACTTTAATTTATGATCCTACAAAAATTGAAGATTTTATTCCACATGCAGTACTTACATGGATTGAGGGGGATTTAAAAGAAACATTAGAAGATTTGAATAATACATTTTCAGAATCTTATTTACAAATTCCTTTTATTGCAAAAAATCAAATTGTATTATTTTTGTACAGTAATAGCATATTTGAAATGGATGAACTAGCACAAAAAATTAGAACAAGAAAAAATGTGAAATCAACAGATTTGTTCATTCCTAAAAAAATTTCATTTTATACAAATTGGATCAAAAATGCAATCAAAGAGTCAAAGAAATCATCAAAATTGCATCTTACATATCAAACAAATTAAATAATAATGATTTTATGAAATTGCATGAAGAAAAAGAAGATCTACGAAGGTAAAATTTTAGGTCTTAGTGTTTATGATGGCAAGATAGAAGGTAGAAAAGTAAAACGAGAGGTTATAGAACATAGAGGAGCTGCTGCCATGCTAGCCTTTGATGAAGATAAAAAAGTAATTTTGGTAAAACAGCATAGATTTCCACATGGGTATGTTTTAGAGATTCCCGCAGGCACATTAGAAAAAAAAGAGCATCCTATCAAATGTGCATTTAGGGAATTAGAAGAGGAGACAGGATATAGAGCAAAGAAAATGACTCCGCTAATCACATACTATCCATCAATTGGTTATAACTCAGAGATAATCCACTGTTTTGTAGCCTCAGGATTGAAGAAAATTGCCGAGTTGAAACTAGATGATGATGAGATTCTTTCAGTAGTAAAAGTAGATATGAAAAAACTACTCAGTATGATAAAGTCTGGGAAAATCCAGGATTCAAAGACCATATGTGCAGTTTTGACATATGCTGCAAAAAAGAAACTATACTAATTATTCATTATAGATTGGTTGAACAAGATCTGCCACATCAGCCCAAGACTGAGCAATTCTTTCAAACATAAACACCATATCAAGAAAATCAATTGGAATTTCTTTTTTGTTGCCTAATGTGACTCTGAGTTTACCAAGTTTGTCTTCAAATTTTTTATGTAGCGATATTGCCTCAATTGCCAAAAGCCTATCAGGTTTTGTAAAAGCATCAATTGATTTTTCTGCTAATTTACTAAAGTCTTTTACAACATCATAGATTTTCTTGTATTGTTCCTTTGATAGAGAAGAGTTGTAAATAAAATCAGAAAGTTCTACAATAGAATCACCAGCATTCTCAAGAATATTTGCTGCAACTCTGTAATCAAGAACATCAATATTTTCTAAATTATATGCATTTGCTAACCTTTTATCAACAAGTGTACTACGAATTAATCGTACAAGTAAGAAATATTGTCTATTTACTTCTACATCACGTTTTGATAATGTTTGTAAGTTTGATTTATCATCAGTGATTAGACCATTAGATGCATCATTATACATCCCAAGTGCAATTGAACTCATACGTTTGAGAATTTTTTCAGGATTAAGAGTGGTAGAATCTAATAGAAACTGCATGTTAATGTGTGATGCGTCCTCTTCAATTATCTCCATTCCAACAAGTCGTCTCATAGAATTACGAATTTTTTCTCTATCTTCTCCGGGAATCATAGAATCAGAAATAATCTCAATAATAT
This window encodes:
- the hsp14 gene encoding archaeal heat shock protein Hsp14; the protein is MGLVKEVIKEIGNKSREFYEFVLPPIDMYLNSDNLKVIIDIPGFSKKDIKLTLCGDILSIQSCKKVDEKESESLILKQRPNIIDKKIRLPIDIKQGEEKIDSAKYEDGVLTLVIPVTKKGKDISIE
- a CDS encoding ABC1 kinase family protein, with amino-acid sequence MSAGRTIYVLVKLLPSILALRKDRKKWAQQEKNTIDSEQFRKNARKALDTFVSLGPVYIKLGQWLSSRADILPQPYLEELSKLQDSVPSAPFEQVKPIIEKDLGPINEKFDDIDTNSISGASLGQVYRGSISGQQIVIKVKRPGIEEIVREDLKVLKKILPLALRFVDPNLRYSAKAMLSQFIETIREEMDYTNESENLKKIKQDMENNDKVLVPSVYDEYSSKNVLTMEYLPGIKVTNVQALDEKGVDREQLVIDVHKVFFTMLLKHSIFHADPHPGNISVTDDGKLILYDYGMVGRINNETRYKLIRLYLALVEKNPPRVVNAMAELGMLTPGYNRQVIEKGIELSIRAMYGNKPDEMEVQSLMELANQTMSKFPFVLPKNLALYMRMASIIEGIYKTHDVDFKFVKVLRNILQEENMIPKAYVEELKISFEKFSKSIDSALRLGPEMEKFMDEAEIFMQKKKPMVFLGGSIFASAIFVGSVLLYQTNEVLGMTGMLTSGLIMICSAIFRKH
- a CDS encoding COG1361 S-layer family protein, coding for MNQKLFFMLLGILVIPLFIGNSYGQITSGGFGDSPFERDFGDVKFLDAYFGTLNQKIEVEAGDSNVPFTVVFANVGTQDITGIKGQLSLPFGFSASDGPGSIIKADSDSNSLAGETFHLTFFVNIDKNVNIQQYPGTVKVDYSRLRESGVRTAFEDFDFKVTGDSVINVRALEPFLTSLRTNNVVIEIANDGTAPISSVDIVASNTQTERASTTSSTTNVENVVILESNWDVGNIEPKSTRHLTATVYVPEGLKDDTLRIPLSISYYNAHGDQHVISKIVDFYIKGLIELTIFNVDVIELSGTQMVIGEIINEGNEDGLFGFVSLEPRGDSNIKPNTQFIDEIEVDAPVPFNIPIEFDGEPKYGEHDITITVRYKDSVRDELFVIEDVTILVNEPSNDDESGLDSTMIIVPVVIAIAVGIYVMRRRKKTTIDASD
- a CDS encoding ABC transporter ATP-binding protein, which codes for MTKVYGEGENRVKALDNATLSVEQGEIVLIVGSSGSGKSTLLNMIGLLDRPTSGKIFIDGTDTTTLDDDKISSFRNKKLGFIFQFSNLLTDLTVLENVLLPRQIAGTNNTAEKDAKDLLKAVGLEDQMYKRANNISGGQAQRAAIARGLINKPSIVLADEPTGNLDSVTSETIVQLMKSMAKKLNQTFVIVTHDRQHFGDVDKVITIKDGKAFEGDMPSEMEVLA
- a CDS encoding ABC transporter permease, which translates into the protein MLFNKKGSLIGAVLAVTIGILVIHVNFVIFQGLFDAIVRDISDYRNGDILVTDEADYIDKSDLSIVNWFERIPYVEAATPRLSSTAEMNMTKNGKLIEETRIPIVGIDPFRDVRASTVHETVSEGSYVFSRNSIVLGSNVARDLGGAQVGDSVKVLVTDRWGEDQIRRFTVSGIAKSPGGQGFDYTAVVHIDTLRDMMNRQGDTGSFMVKLNDPTKAFEVKEFFLRSFPNDDFIAETIEESAEEQLAGFRSGIAMINMIGYFGMMSSAFAIVTIQMMLVNGKTREIGVMRSIGAKRKDILIIFIFQGMIIGAIGAGVGTAAGLGYTFYAKETKMSFNNSLPLEVTYNWEKIIQTALTSFVLAIIASLYPSYRATKLLPVEAMRTV
- a CDS encoding winged helix-turn-helix transcriptional regulator: MDNLDMKILNRLLNNCRESDRQIGKELGISGGAVRVRIKKMQERGVIEKFFLKIEPPILGNGVLYFVVSGENIQEIIEQVSLVGEPYIVVPCVGGVTVCGIAIKENLKQKIELAKKLMKDLRVLSIFEAENSEFNSNLTKTDLEILEELIKEPRQKIEKIAKKTDLSTKTITRCIEKLHNNNGFQFTLIYDPTKIEDFIPHAVLTWIEGDLKETLEDLNNTFSESYLQIPFIAKNQIVLFLYSNSIFEMDELAQKIRTRKNVKSTDLFIPKKISFYTNWIKNAIKESKKSSKLHLTYQTN
- a CDS encoding NUDIX hydrolase — its product is MKKKKIYEGKILGLSVYDGKIEGRKVKREVIEHRGAAAMLAFDEDKKVILVKQHRFPHGYVLEIPAGTLEKKEHPIKCAFRELEEETGYRAKKMTPLITYYPSIGYNSEIIHCFVASGLKKIAELKLDDDEILSVVKVDMKKLLSMIKSGKIQDSKTICAVLTYAAKKKLY
- a CDS encoding phosphate signaling complex PhoU family protein, with product MTKFVRRLQRIGSSILVSLPKEWVDANKLDKSSQVELETGQDSISISANRETRPTKELVISYPLPKEENIVADITGAYLLGYDIIEIISDSMIPGEDREKIRNSMRRLVGMEIIEEDASHINMQFLLDSTTLNPEKILKRMSSIALGMYNDASNGLITDDKSNLQTLSKRDVEVNRQYFLLVRLIRSTLVDKRLANAYNLENIDVLDYRVAANILENAGDSIVELSDFIYNSSLSKEQYKKIYDVVKDFSKLAEKSIDAFTKPDRLLAIEAISLHKKFEDKLGKLRVTLGNKKEIPIDFLDMVFMFERIAQSWADVADLVQPIYNE